In Candidatus Krumholzibacteriota bacterium, the sequence CAGAAAGAGGAAACGAAAATGCGCCACGTCCATCTTATTACTCCCGCGTTAATACTGTTATTTATATCGATCTTACCATTGTCAGCCATAGCGGAGAAGGAAGCCGCCAGATTGACTATCGAGCGTATTTTTGACGACCCGAGTCTCAGTGGACCGAGTCCGCGCTCGTTGAAGATCTCCCCTGACGGTTCGCGGGTGACTTTTCTCAAGGGTAAGGATACAGACGCCGCGCAGCTCGATCTCTGGGAATACAATATCGCTGACGGAGTCTCCCGGCTGCTTGTAGATTCCCAGGTGCTGTTGCCTGGTGAGGTGAAGCTGTCAGCGGAGGAAAGAGCCCGCCGCGAGAGGCAGAGGATCTCTGCCTTCAGTGGAATAGTCGAGTACAGCTGGTCCGAAGACGGCACGGCACTGCTGTTTCCGCTTGCCGGCGATATTTATCTTTATGATCTGACCCTGCCGCCTGAAAAGGCGATGACCAGGCTGACCGAGACAGGCGCATTCGAAACGGATGCCCGCTTTTCTCCCCTCGGTAATTTTGTTTCCTTTATACGCGACAAGGACCTTTTCGTGATAACCCGCGCCACTGGCGGTGAGCATCAGTTGACCAAGGGTGGCGGAGGCGTCGTCTCCAACGGTATGGCCGAGTTTGTGGCCCAGGAGGAAATGCACCGCTTCACCGGTTACTGGTGGTCAGACGATGAGAAGTATATCGCCTTCGAGACGTTCGACGAATCCCCCGTACCGGTGGCAAAGCGTTACGAGATCAATGCCGAGGATTTTGTAGTGACCGAGCAGCGTTATCCGGCTGCCGGCGATCCGAACGTCCTGGTAGGCCTTGGTGTGGTCACGATCGCCGGTAAAAAGGCCGGCGATATCACCTGGATCGATCTGGGTGCAGAAAAGGATATCTATCTCGCGCGCGTCGACTGGTACGACGGTGAACACCTGATAGTCCAGCGTCAATCGCGTAACCAGCAGAGCCTTGACCTGCTGCTGGCCAACGTGCGCAGCGGCGAAGCGAACCGGTTCATGCGGGAAGTCAGCGATACCTGGGTCGAGCTTCACGAAGACCTGCGCGTCCTGAAGAAGAGCCAGGGGTTCGTATGGAAAAGTGCCCGCGACGGATTTCCACACCTCTACGTGTGTGATACGGATAGCGGGGTCCTGACCCGGCTGACAAAAGGTGACTGGTGCGTGGAAAAGCTGCTCGGTGTCGATGAAGAAGCGGGGCTCGTGTATTTCATGGCAACCAAAGAGACCGTCCTTGAGAGACATCTCTACACCGCTGCCCTCGACGGCTCGGATCCTGATAGCCCGAGGCGGATAACTTCCCGAAGCGGTGTCCATTACCTGGAATTCGCCGAAGACTGCAGCATATACATCGACAAGTTCTCGAACACCGATACGCCCCCCCAGGTCAGCGTGCACAGGGCCGATGGCACAAGGATCACCTGGTTGGAGGAAAACGCTCTTTCCGAAGAACACCCGTATTTTCCGTACTCCCGCCGGCACGCCAAAGTGGAGTTCGGGACCCTGAAGGCCGAAGACGGCCAGGACCTCTACTATAGCATCATCAAGCCGGTACCTTTCGATCCCGATCGCAGATACCCCGTATTCGTCGACTGTTACGGTGGGCCACGCGGCCAGCAGGTATACAACAACTGGCGCGGAGTCTGGAGCCTGTATTCGCAATATCTCGCCCGGCATGGATATGTCGTCTTCACTCTGGACAACCGGGGCACGGGACATCGGGGAAAGAAGTTCGACGATCCGATCTACGGGCAGTTGGGAAAGATAGAAGTCGACGACCAGGCGGCCGGCGCCAGATTCCTTGCGACCCTGCCGTACGTCGATCCTGAGCGCATAGGTATCTTCGGCTGGAGCTACGGCGGGTACATGGTCCTTATGACCATGACGAAAGTTCCCGGCCTGTTTCACGCTGGCGCGTCGGTCGCTCCGGTCACCGATTACCGGCTTTACGACACTCATTATACCGAGCGCTACCTTGGCCTGCCTGGCGTAAACAGCGACGGGTACGAAGCGACATCAGTATTTCCCTGGTTGGATGCTCTCCGGGGGCCTTTGCTGGTGGTACACGGCATGGCCGATGATAACGTCCTGTTCACCAACAGTACGCGGCTCTTCAAGGAGCTTCAGGACAGGGTGATTCCGTTCGAGATGATGACCTACCCTGGAAAGAAGCACAGCATCACCGGCAAAGCGACCAGGACTCACCTGTTCGAGACTATAACAAGTTTCATGGACCGGCATCTGAAGGAGTAATGATCGCTGCCGGCAGTGATATTATATGACTCCATCATTATTGTCTTATCAGTTTGACTCTTGCGAATATTTTACGTTGACCGTTTTCCTCCGAATCAATAAGCCATTCCCAGGTATCGTTATCCGGATCGCGGGTAAATGTATTATAGATTATACTTTCATCAGGCAGTCTGAACACAAACGGCAGCTGATTTCCTTCACGTTTCGCGCGGCCGATTACTCCCGAAGAAAGACCACTTCCTCCGGTGTTATCAAGCCACAGGCATACGTACTGATCTGAGGTATCGTCCCAGCCGATAAGCACCGTGGCTTCATATTCAGGTTCACCGTCGACAGTCATCTCCCGGGATACTTCATTCAGCTGCAGGTAATAATGTCCAAGTACCCATTTCGCCTCAATATCATGTCTGGTCTCGTTTCCCGCAATCGTACCCTGCATAAGCCACTTTCCAACCAACTGGTCAAGCATGGCATCCTGGAATCCTGGTTGTTGAGCGTATAATGGGCCTGCTGTTAAAATACTAATGGCCACCAATACCCATTTGCATCCATTACTCTTCCGATAAATAATATCACCCCTTTCGGTTCATCTATAACCGCGAAAATAAAAGGTCGATCTGCGCTGAACCTTGGAAGCTCACAAACAAACAAGACTATTCCTGTGGCGCTGTATAAATAAGTTCCATACTCATTCAAATACATTGATGTTTTATGAATAACATCACCGACCCATGGAGATCCATCATCAATTCCATCAATTCCTGATAAATTCGCCCCAGGATAAAATACTGATGTCATACCCATCGATTCCAGCACACTTTTAAGCGATAAAGCTGTATCGATATGAAATCTGGGAAGATCAACATGAATAAATGTTGAATTCAAAGAATCATAGATGGATGTAATGAGTTTTCCATCTAAAGAATCTTCAAAATCTGAATAATTACCTTCATCAGGTAGAAGCAACAGCATTGATACGCTATCTCCCTTATAAGGCAATCTCAAAGCTTTGTACCCATCGCCATCGAAATAATCGAAATGGCTTTCTCCCGCCATTGTCATGACAGATATTGTGCTTCCATCAAGTCTTGTAAATACTCTGTTACTTGAATATTCAGGATCAAAACATTGCAGCCATTGCGCCTCGAAACAAAATACATTTGATAACACAAGGCGCGTGGCTGAATTAATGCATTCGGGAGGAAAAGCATCTTCAATTTGTTCATTCGTATTTTCATACACCCAATCATTTATGGTGGAACGAGCTTCTTCAGGATGGTTGGAAAAATCGACCGTGTCCATTTCAGTTTCATAATAATAAACTAAAGTGTCCTGGTATGATTGAAGGATAGAAAAACTCCGGTCTATCCAGCATCCGTTTGCCATCCATACCTTGAATTCTTCGGGATTCGCTCCACCCCTTGAACAGATCTGTTCATTGAGCAATGACATTGACGAATGAAAACCGTTTTCCTGCGGATAATGAAATTTCAGCACATCTGATATCTCAACTTCAGTGGCTCCTCTTGCGCCAGCATAGAGCAACGCAAACGCGACAGAAACACTATGTGGACAAACGATCAGGTTATCCTCTGATTCCCTGACATTCTTGAACAATTCCACGGCAAATTCATTTGTACGTTCAACTCTCAGCGTGAAATTTGTCGTTGGTTGAATTTCTTCGCCTGGAATCGTCCCTGAGTCACCATTACAGCCTGCGATCAATGCCATAGCAGGGATAATCATCCATGCCGGCGAGTTTTTTTTCAATTTGATCACCTCCGTCGACTATCAGCCTGACGACAGCTTCAGGCGCGGGCGCCGCCTGCGCACTTCGCGGCAATAACCCGCTATTTCCTTCGCTGGAAGTGTGAGAAGTATCACTATAATTATAGCGATTTTCCTCATTATTTGCACCCATCACCAGGGCTCGACAGTCGATTTCCCGGGATGCTCTGGAGGACAGTCGATATAGCACCGGTCACCTCCGCTGTGAACCGTCCGCTGACTTTGACAAATGGCATGTCTCCATACTCGCTGCCCATAACAGCATCGATTGAAAAGTCAACAGTCGTACCGTCCGGGCATGGCAGACTGTGAAACACGATAAACCCAGCGGACTCTTCCGTGTCCGTAGCCAGTTCGTTCGGAGGATCGAAGAGGAATATGTGCACACTGTCCGGTTCGTCCCAGATAAAATAGTTTGGAAAACGCAGTGTGTCCCCTGTCTCAATATCGGCGACGACTGCCTTGAGCATCCATCCACCGGTCTGAGGCGAACTCCCGAACGAGACATGCAATGAAGGTTCGGGTATAGCCCCGGATTCCCAGGGACCACACCATACGTAAGTTTTAGCATCAATCGAGAACTCTACTTCAGATCCATCTTCCCGCGTGAAGACAAGTTGATTATCCGATTTTTTTGATGGATTCACGGAATTGTCGTCTCCACAGCCAAACAACATTATGATCAATACCATTACCGTGACTCGAACCATGATGATATAGCTACTCCGAGCGAGCACTCTCATATTTTAACTCCTGAATCCTCACAATCATGTTTCGACTGAATTGAGTCCAAAAAGAACAGTGGAATCAGAATTGAAACATAGGCTAAAAGGTCCCATGGATCGTATGTGGACTCGTACAACCTGAAATACTGTGCTCCCTCAATGCTGACGCAAACTGAAAGAAAAATGAACAAAGTGCTTTTCGGAGTAAAAAACCGTGTCCAAGCGTTATCTGTTTTAAACGTGAAAAGTCCTCGAAACAAGATGTAGTTCCACGCGGGACCAGTCATATCCAAAACATATCCTTTCCAAAAAGATCCGAAATCAATCCATATCGTTGCCAACCCGGTTCCAACAAGAATAATAAGACCCACTGCCCAATACGGAGCGAATATATCATGCCTGCTCTTCTCTTCCTGATATGCTTGAATCCTATTGCCTCCAAATAGTCTAATCGGGCATCTCCAGAGATTTTATTTGCGCATTAAAGATAGCATAACAACCTTCGGGCAGGCAATGCTTGACACATATTGGCTCTTTCTGGATCTAAACCTTATAAGCAAGATACTTATCCAACCCAACGCTATAAGACACCACACCAAATAACGAGAACAACGGCATAACCGGGGCGCGATATGAAAATCTCACTTCGACTCCAGCGCATACATTGTCAACTAATTTAGAATCGGGACAAAGCGGGGCCGACGGCCAGACAGTCTAAGTTTCCCTGTCAGTATAAATCTCAATAGCTCCTATTTCAAACAGGGGTTCTAATAAATTCGCAGCCCCCCCATGTTCAACGATTAAACCGTCACTAATTCGATCGACATTTACACCAGAATATTCCACTAATTTACCCGTTGGCTTTATTCCAAGCCATTCTCCCTTGTGAGTCCCTCGCGCCGTGATTTGAGTGACTACCCAATCACCTTCAGCTATCTGCCGTTCAATCGTTAATTTAAGGTCAGGGTATGTCCGCCTGACTCCCAATATATGTTCTTTAGCTCCGTCAATCCCCATCGGATGCTTTTTGTTCCTGTATATTTCAACATAGTCTGGCGATATGTATTTGGATATTTGCGTCACATCTCCGGTGTTGACGACATTTTGTATATAATCATGAACAATACGCTTATTTCTTTTCAAAACATCCGTCATTGAAGATCCTCAGACTTGTCTTACAATGCTCTTCAGTTGCTTACGGCGCCAGCGTACCAGGCACTCTGCTACGGGCGTGACAGGCCGGGGCCCTAAGCTGTAAACAATGATGAAGACGCCACTCCATATATTAATTCGAAGATATCCACTCGTTTACGGTTTCGAACACTTCTTTTTTACGAGATTCATATTTCTCCTCACCGTTTTCCACCACCTTCTCATGGAGCCAATGCTCGCATCCGGGGAGGACGTGATAGGTCAAATTTGTTTTTCCCAATCTCAGAAACTCCAGCATAACATAATCAGAATGCAGAACAGGGACATTTCGGTCCGCCGATGCGCTGACATAGAGAATAGGTATCTCCAGGTTTACCAGATATTCCAGAGCGGCATCTGAACAGAAGCTGGCCCAACGACGATAGGGATGCCCATACCAGGATTTCTCCGTGCTCGTTGGATCGGCATATATCTTCCTATATATGTTGAACAGGCTATCTACAGCCGCCTGAGCTTCCCTGTGTGTAATTGTTCCTGCCATTGCTTCGATCCTGTTATTAATAATGCTGGAATAGAACTCATTGAGCCCTCCGCTAATAACGCAGGCAAGATGTGTAATTCTTGGATTCTTTGCGGCCAGACGGGACGCGATACCGCCTCCCTCGGAGGCCCCAAGGGTTATCACCTTATTTCCGGAAACAGACAGCAGGTTGCACAGTGAATCTATGACGACTGAACTCGCGTCGATTTGCCATTCCATCCCGCATTTGCTGATGTATTCCTCGCTCGGTTGATAATTTTCAAGTATC encodes:
- a CDS encoding S9 family peptidase, which encodes MRHVHLITPALILLFISILPLSAIAEKEAARLTIERIFDDPSLSGPSPRSLKISPDGSRVTFLKGKDTDAAQLDLWEYNIADGVSRLLVDSQVLLPGEVKLSAEERARRERQRISAFSGIVEYSWSEDGTALLFPLAGDIYLYDLTLPPEKAMTRLTETGAFETDARFSPLGNFVSFIRDKDLFVITRATGGEHQLTKGGGGVVSNGMAEFVAQEEMHRFTGYWWSDDEKYIAFETFDESPVPVAKRYEINAEDFVVTEQRYPAAGDPNVLVGLGVVTIAGKKAGDITWIDLGAEKDIYLARVDWYDGEHLIVQRQSRNQQSLDLLLANVRSGEANRFMREVSDTWVELHEDLRVLKKSQGFVWKSARDGFPHLYVCDTDSGVLTRLTKGDWCVEKLLGVDEEAGLVYFMATKETVLERHLYTAALDGSDPDSPRRITSRSGVHYLEFAEDCSIYIDKFSNTDTPPQVSVHRADGTRITWLEENALSEEHPYFPYSRRHAKVEFGTLKAEDGQDLYYSIIKPVPFDPDRRYPVFVDCYGGPRGQQVYNNWRGVWSLYSQYLARHGYVVFTLDNRGTGHRGKKFDDPIYGQLGKIEVDDQAAGARFLATLPYVDPERIGIFGWSYGGYMVLMTMTKVPGLFHAGASVAPVTDYRLYDTHYTERYLGLPGVNSDGYEATSVFPWLDALRGPLLVVHGMADDNVLFTNSTRLFKELQDRVIPFEMMTYPGKKHSITGKATRTHLFETITSFMDRHLKE
- a CDS encoding DUF1579 family protein, which codes for MLDQLVGKWLMQGTIAGNETRHDIEAKWVLGHYYLQLNEVSREMTVDGEPEYEATVLIGWDDTSDQYVCLWLDNTGGSGLSSGVIGRAKREGNQLPFVFRLPDESIIYNTFTRDPDNDTWEWLIDSEENGQRKIFARVKLIRQ
- a CDS encoding serpin family protein, which gives rise to MKKNSPAWMIIPAMALIAGCNGDSGTIPGEEIQPTTNFTLRVERTNEFAVELFKNVRESEDNLIVCPHSVSVAFALLYAGARGATEVEISDVLKFHYPQENGFHSSMSLLNEQICSRGGANPEEFKVWMANGCWIDRSFSILQSYQDTLVYYYETEMDTVDFSNHPEEARSTINDWVYENTNEQIEDAFPPECINSATRLVLSNVFCFEAQWLQCFDPEYSSNRVFTRLDGSTISVMTMAGESHFDYFDGDGYKALRLPYKGDSVSMLLLLPDEGNYSDFEDSLDGKLITSIYDSLNSTFIHVDLPRFHIDTALSLKSVLESMGMTSVFYPGANLSGIDGIDDGSPWVGDVIHKTSMYLNEYGTYLYSATGIVLFVCELPRFSADRPFIFAVIDEPKGVILFIGRVMDANGYWWPLVF
- a CDS encoding ester cyclase is translated as MTDVLKRNKRIVHDYIQNVVNTGDVTQISKYISPDYVEIYRNKKHPMGIDGAKEHILGVRRTYPDLKLTIERQIAEGDWVVTQITARGTHKGEWLGIKPTGKLVEYSGVNVDRISDGLIVEHGGAANLLEPLFEIGAIEIYTDRET